GGTATCGAGTTGTCCATGCCATTGTGGAAGAATGCCGCAGATATACCATCCAAGATCGTCTCTTTGGAGACGTGTGCATcgatttgaaaatagcGTGCCGAACGGTTCAGCTTGGCAATGTGGTCATTCAGAGAATAGATACATGATTCGTCGAGTCCCACGTTTCCAGCACACTGTTTAGAGAGAGACGGGTCGTATCGTAACGTTGTGAAGATCTGCAGAGACTCTGGTACGGCAAATTCTCTATTTATCATGTCGACAATGTTAGTATTTGACATGGTGTAGTGCACGCTCTAGACAATATGTAATATGTCCAATGGCTGAGAAAAGGTTCACTAATGAAGGAAGTTATCGGCACAGCTAAACGTGTGGATCCTTGTTATAGAACCTCTCTCTGTTTAGAGTCAATAGACTAACAACTCAAATtacaatattttcaagtcTCTCTAGGGTATTTGGAGAGACTTTTAAAGCCTTCTTCTCCACAATACCCTCAACATACATTCATCTCCCAgtatatctttttttttcttttttttttctttttcccGCATCTGGCGCGCATTTCTAATTTTCGCGTCTCtatagagaaaaacaaaccCAGACAAGGCAGCAAGGCGTATCGACAATTTCCATAGTCAAAACAACCCGTAAATATACGTGTCCAAAGATCAACCTCTTGGTCAATAACTAATTTCCCCTACTTCTACTCCACGCACATGAAGGTCGTCGTCATCAGTGGCGGAAGTGCCACCAATCATCTTGTCGAGGCCTTCCAAGAACACGAGGTGACCTATATCCTTCCAGTGTCTGACAATGGAGGGTCTAGTGGTGAATTGAGCAGAGTTTTTGGGCAATGTCCCATTGGCGACATACGCTCGCGGCTTGTGCGGCTTATGAGGAACGGCTCTGTGCGGCGTCTGATGGAGATGCGGCTCTCGAGGaaggaagaagttgcaCAATTACAGTGGAGAGAGCTACTCAGTGGAGAAGAATGTATGTGGAGTGGTGTATGTCTCCCAATTAGGGAGGAGATTTCAGGTGTCCTTAAGAGGGCCAATGGCAAAATCAGGGGGACTGATTACCGGTTCAGTATGGCGAGTGTGGGGAATCTCTGCATTCTTGGAGCTCCAAAGGTATCTGAGGGACTCCTGTTGCTGCGGCGATGGGGGGATGTCCCCCCAAACGTACATGTTGAAGGAGTACTAGACGTGGACAAGTGCCAAGGTGGGTACGAATTGGGGGCCTTACTTGCTGACGGGACGCATATTTACGGTCAGTCCCAGATCTCGCATCCGAGCTCCAATGGTGAGGAGTTACATTTCGACAAGCATGTCTCCTCGCAGCAGTGGTTAACTAGTCCAATCAAGGACGTCTACTACATGGGGCTAAAGGACATACGCCCCTATGTCAACAATAAGGTGGTGGAGAGTGTCCGGGAATGTCACGTTCTTGTGGTGAGTGTAGGATCTCTATGGACAAGTTTGGTTCCTGTACTTAAGGTATTACGTTTACATAGACAAGACTATCTTTGCAAGAGTGTGCTAATTCTCGTCAATGCCAGACTAGACGCAGATCGCGAAACGCACTCTCTCACGGGAGAAGAGTATGTCCACATTATAGAAGAAGAGCTCGGGATGATCGACACTGCTGCTAGTAATCAGCCTAATAGTAACACTAGCTCCAATGGAAGCATATACTCTAGTCGGAAAATCGTGCTATACCCGCACACCGACAACGGCCACACAGTGCACGAGGTGCGCAAAACCCTCAACGCGCTCGCCCCGCGCGAAAGGGAGGGCTAGCAACTAGTGCCAATTCCCCCCTATTAGCGCGTATGAGCTCTTATTAATGGTCTCTATAAAAAGACCCAGTTGCGCCCGTGCCCCTCGCCTCTTCTCCGCAGGTTCCCCTTTGGGACTCTCTTTTGGACAACGCAAATTCACAGCGGAGAGTCTGGGGCATCCAGCGTGGACATCAGGTGTGATTGAGTTTGCCCCATGAAGTGTCTCATTCGTCTCAGACGACTTTATATTGTACATTGTACAATGTAAAGTTAGTTGGTCTTCCCTCTCTGACTGGAGAAGAACGTGCCCGTCTTGGGTGCAGTGTTGTATCGGATAGCTCTTCGTAGCCCCGCATTATCTTCACTGCAAGGACGAGCTCTAcattttgtattttttcgCTAggtgtatttttttttcttttttttttttttcggtGCATGTATTCCATTGTACGCATTGCctatatgtatgtatacatattatacacatatatatTACACACACATTCACATCTTGGAAGTAGTTTGCATCTCCAAGtaattcttgatttggttGCCATTGCTACTGTTACAGATACTGTCAGTTGCTCCTTGGATCTCCTGTTGGTATTGATCCCCCCCTCTCCTCCCATTTACACTGCCATAACGCTGCCTTGGGTCCTCTAGAATTTTCTTCACCTCATGTTCAAACTCAACCCCGTTGCAGGCCTGGGCGCAAGGCTGTTCCCGAAATACACTGGCCATCAAAACTCCATAGTCAAGAGGATTGTGTGGCCAAGTACCCCTCGAAACGTCCTCATTGTAAAGAAACCGTGGCATGACAAGGTCCTCAACGCTACAATCACCTTCATCAAACACATCCACAAAAATTATCCTTCGGTCAACGTCATTGTCGTCCCGGAAGTGGCCGAAGAACTAAACTCTCTTAACCAAACCACTCTGAGGACAAAATACCCTTCTCTCGTCCCTTCAACATTGTCTGGTAATGCTTCCCCATCTGCAAATGAACCTATCCCCATCCACACTGGTCCAATCTCGGAAATCGTCAGCAAAACTGACCTTATTGTCTCTCTTGGTGGTGACGGCACCATTCTACGCGGTGTATCCCTCTTCTCCAACACCATAGCTCCGCCGATCCTCTCCTTTGCCTTGGGAACCCTAGGATTTCTCCTCCCCTTTGATTTCAGGAACCATGAAATGGCGTTTGCAGAATTGTACaactcaaaatcaatcatGCTTCGAAGAGAACGGATCGAATGTCACATTGTCAAGGCACATGCAGACTCGATGGAATTGAACAAACAAAGACAGCTTCTTAATGACTCGCTCATTGACTCAAACTCTAATGACTCTCTCTCCACCACAGAACAAGTGGAGAGGCTAAAACGTCTTTCCGCAGAAATGGACGCCCCTTTTGACAGAGTATCAATTACTTCTGAGATTAAAgaccaaataaaaaaccTGAAAATTCATGCCATGAATGATATAGTGTTGCATCGTGGTTCATTACCAGGCTTACTCAATTTAGACGTTTACATCAATGGGAACTTTTTGACAAGAACAACAGCAGATGGGTTGATCTTTGCCACCCCAACAGGCTCAACGGCGTATTCCCTATCCGCCGGTGGCTCCATTGTCCATCCAACCGTAAAGTGTATTCTCTTGACACCAATCTGCCCCCGTTCTCTATCCTTCCGCCCCTTGATTCTACCTTTGAATTCCCACATTCTAATCAAAGTCATTGGCAAAGACTCGATCCAGTGTGACTATTCAAAATTCAACGCAAAGATGAGTATAGACGGTATACCACAACTTAGGTTGATCCCCGGGGATGAAATCCATATTATCAGTGAATCCAGGAGTAGAATAGACCCGCCAGGAATAGATATGGACCACAAAACCGGGGTCTGGTGTGTGGTACAGTCAAAGGGCGATTGGGTGAACGGTATAAATAGCATGTTGGGCTTTAATTTGGgattcaaatcaaactcaaattcaaatacaagtacaaatacaaatacaaatacataGTAATATTACTTGGCTGCGTGCCTACCgatctatctatctatctatctaaCGTTTTGTCGTTAACTACTTAAAATCTTCTCTCAAGATCGTATTCTTCACCTTCCGGGcgtcttcatcgtcatcgtAAAACTCATTGTCAGGAATGATTCTCTCGTCACGCTCCTTCAGACTGCCACCACGTGTATCAATGGCTTCTTTTGTGTCTTGGTCAACATCATCCTCAAAATCAGCCATGTCTCTTGGTACATCGTGCATCTGCACTGAGGGCGTATGTTTTGCATTGTCCAAGTTGGTGAAAATCTCAGTCATTATCCTATTCAAGTATTCGGGAGTGTTAGCATTGTGCATGTTACTTGGGCGGACTTCCATCTTGTAGTCCGGACCataatattcaaagtaaTCATTGAATGGTATCTCAGGTCCCAAAATCTTCTCATTCAACAACCCGGTCTCAAAGGACCAGGTACGTGCTACGTTTCTCATGGTGTATCCTCCCCCACCAACAATCATCAAGGGCAAGCCAAAGGACTTGAGATAGTTTACACAATTGGCATGCCCCTTCATCGATAGATTGAAACACCCCAATCGATCTCCTGATAATGAGTCTCCTCCACATTGCAACACAACTGCACTTGGTTGATACCAATCAATGACTCTCTTGATTATAGGCTCAAACAAATTCTTGTAAGTTTGGTCATCAATTCCGTCCCTTAGTGGAACATTGACAGCATGGTATTTACCTTTACCAACACCAATATCCCTCAACTCCCCGGTACCTGGGAAAAACTCTCCATATTTATGGAACGATACTGTCATCACCCTGTCGGTTGTATAAAACGCTTCCTCAACACCATCACCATGGTGaacatcaatatcaatgtAGAGAACTCTTGGATGATACCTTAGCAACTCTAATATACCCAATACGATATCATTCACATAGCAAAATCCACTGGCTTCACTCTTCTTCGCATGATGTAACCCACCGGCATAGTTGATTGCAACATCACATTTCCCCCTATTCAATCTGGCTGCCCCCTCCATCGAGCCACCTCCAGATATAGAACAGTATTCAAATAGTCCATCGAAAACTGGACAATCATCCCCAACATTGAACTTAAGTTGCTCCTTGTTGAACATATCCAAATTGTCGGGCGTGACCCGAGCAAGGAAATCAACATATTCGTCAGTATGGAATTGTGTCATTTCTTGCCTCGTTGCTGGCTTTGCCCTGTATATCTCCATCGACTTGTACAATCCATAATTCATAATCAACGAATGTGCCATTCTAATACGATGTGGTTTCATTGGGTGCGCTGACCCATAGGAATAGTTACCAACGTCGCTGTCGTAGAAATACGCAATCCTCTTCTTGTTATTTGGATTCACAGTTAACTCTCCAAATGGCTTGTCTTCATATAACATAGTTGTCTCGGTTCTTCTATAGCTTCAACTTGTCGGCGAAATATACAGTActtttctcaaataaacAATTCTATAACGTGTAAGCGTATAAACACATATAACGACGCTTATGCAATGATCTTAACTGTGACAGTGCTCTTACtgatcaagaagaaaagacGGGAACAAAGGAGGGGGGTGGGAGAAAAAAGGAGAGAATAATATAACCAACAacaaagttttttttttggttctCATGTTTGATCAAACTGACCTCTCTAGTTCTGAGCTCAACCTCGCCACGAGATTTCTCGAATTAACAAATTCCTCTCCGGCTAAGTTTGTCTCAAAAGAAACCCCTCCACCATTGTCACCCTCAACATTACCAACTGGCATGACAATGTTGTACCACTTCGTCCCCATTATGGATAGTACATTCCTTGTGACGCCCAGATCGAAGACGTTCAAGTGCCGTCTAGCCGTGTGTCTGTACCGCTGCCTCTCATACGATTCGATTGTAGTTCTATTGCGACACATTTGGTATATGGTAAACCCGGTAAAGACCCCGATACACAACGTAAACACGACACCCAAACAGAAAACAAGTAGCACATGGACGCTAAACAACTCTGTGTCCCACTTGCCATCAACAAAGAACCCATAGAGGACGTTAAACGTCATACTTGTGACCACAAGCAAGTAAACCAAAGACCAACACAAAAACTGTACAAAGAATCGGTAATTCTTATATCCAATGCAAATGCCAAACCATGGACAATGGTGATCCATCTTCAATATACATTTGTCACATGCACTACAGTGATGTGTTCTATCGGGCTTCCAACATCGGCATTTCGTGCAATATCTATATCTTCCGTCTcttttcattgttatcGAATCGCTCATACACAGAGGAACATTCTCCCCCCGTAGTTCTGGATAATCAACGGGCGATCCACTCCCAGTATAGAGTACCTTATAATATGTCCATAGCGACAGCACAAATGCAAATGTCGtaatgcaaatgcaaaattTAGATCCATTGTACAATATGAGGTACACCTTGAAAATCATCGTCCAATACGACCACACAAAGAGCAACGTTACGCTCAAAGGTGGGAAGGTACATGTTAGTACAACACAGAACGTGTTGGCAATATTGTATATACCCATGCCACTGTGGtgagagaaagagaaaagttTCTATTTTCCCCTTCGTTATCTACACGTTATACATAAACTTGAGTTGTACATTATATTACATAATGCTGTAcataaaatatatttttcatgcCAACCTCAATTCGCTTCTCATTTTCCAGTATAGAAGGTGTCAATGATAAGCTGCAAGAATTTACTGCTTGAGACAAACAATCCATCGAAAAGCTCCAATTCCCCCCTTTGCTCATACTCGTTTCTAATGAGCTCCTCTATACTGACACGACGAATCGAAACACCAACATTTAGGTGTACAACAAAATGTCCCGGTTTTTCGCACTCAACCACTAAACTTGGCCTTCGTATATGAAACCCGGACCTTGCAAACTCGTCGTTCACCTTAGTCACAACCTTTCTCTCCTGTAACTCCTTCAACGGCCTCTTCATTATACCAAATGACGAAGCTTTCGATGCCTTCCTAGGTCCACTGCTTCGAAAAAACTTAAATATCGATTCGtttttggtgatttcaacaactttgaaCTTGCTATTTAGAACATCATC
The Pichia kudriavzevii chromosome 2, complete sequence DNA segment above includes these coding regions:
- a CDS encoding uncharacterized protein (PKUD0B06370; similar to Saccharomyces cerevisiae YNL011C; ancestral locus Anc_1.394) encodes the protein MKVVVISGGSATNHLVEAFQEHEVTYILPVSDNGGSSGELSRVFGQCPIGDIRSRLVRLMRNGSVRRLMEMRLSRKEEVAQLQWRELLSGEECMWSGVCLPIREEISGVLKRANGKIRGTDYRFSMASVGNLCILGAPKVSEGLLLLRRWGDVPPNVHVEGVLDVDKCQGGYELGALLADGTHIYGQSQISHPSSNGEELHFDKHVSSQQWLTSPIKDVYYMGLKDIRPYVNNKVVESVRECHVLVVSVGSLWTSLVPVLKVLRLHRQDYLCKSVLILVNARLDADRETHSLTGEEYVHIIEEELGMIDTAASNQPNSNTSSNGSIYSSRKIVLYPHTDNGHTVHEVRKTLNALAPREREG
- a CDS encoding uncharacterized protein (PKUD0B06380; similar to Saccharomyces cerevisiae YPL188W (POS5); ancestral locus Anc_6.186), which codes for MFKLNPVAGLGARLFPKYTGHQNSIVKRIVWPSTPRNVLIVKKPWHDKVLNATITFIKHIHKNYPSVNVIVVPEVAEELNSLNQTTLRTKYPSLVPSTLSGNASPSANEPIPIHTGPISEIVSKTDLIVSLGGDGTILRGVSLFSNTIAPPILSFALGTLGFLLPFDFRNHEMAFAELYNSKSIMLRRERIECHIVKAHADSMELNKQRQLLNDSLIDSNSNDSLSTTEQVERLKRLSAEMDAPFDRVSITSEIKDQIKNLKIHAMNDIVLHRGSLPGLLNLDVYINGNFLTRTTADGLIFATPTGSTAYSLSAGGSIVHPTVKCILLTPICPRSLSFRPLILPLNSHILIKVIGKDSIQCDYSKFNAKMSIDGIPQLRLIPGDEIHIISESRSRIDPPGIDMDHKTGVWCVVQSKGDWVNGINSMLGFNLGFKSNSNSNTSTNTNTNT
- a CDS encoding uncharacterized protein (PKUD0B06390; similar to Saccharomyces cerevisiae YNL330C (RPD3); ancestral locus Anc_3.8); amino-acid sequence: MLYEDKPFGELTVNPNNKKRIAYFYDSDVGNYSYGSAHPMKPHRIRMAHSLIMNYGLYKSMEIYRAKPATRQEMTQFHTDEYVDFLARVTPDNLDMFNKEQLKFNVGDDCPVFDGLFEYCSISGGGSMEGAARLNRGKCDVAINYAGGLHHAKKSEASGFCYVNDIVLGILELLRYHPRVLYIDIDVHHGDGVEEAFYTTDRVMTVSFHKYGEFFPGTGELRDIGVGKGKYHAVNVPLRDGIDDQTYKNLFEPIIKRVIDWYQPSAVVLQCGGDSLSGDRLGCFNLSMKGHANCVNYLKSFGLPLMIVGGGGYTMRNVARTWSFETGLLNEKILGPEIPFNDYFEYYGPDYKMEVRPSNMHNANTPEYLNRIMTEIFTNLDNAKHTPSVQMHDVPRDMADFEDDVDQDTKEAIDTRGGSLKERDERIIPDNEFYDDDEDARKVKNTILREDFK
- a CDS encoding uncharacterized protein (PKUD0B06400; similar to Saccharomyces cerevisiae YNL326C (PFA3); ancestral locus Anc_3.12); translated protein: MGIYNIANTFCVVLTCTFPPLSVTLLFVWSYWTMIFKVYLILYNGSKFCICITTFAFVLSLWTYYKVLYTGSGSPVDYPELRGENVPLCMSDSITMKRDGRYRYCTKCRCWKPDRTHHCSACDKCILKMDHHCPWFGICIGYKNYRFFVQFLCWSLVYLLVVTSMTFNVLYGFFVDGKWDTELFSVHVLLVFCLGVVFTLCIGVFTGFTIYQMCRNRTTIESYERQRYRHTARRHLNVFDLGVTRNVLSIMGTKWYNIVMPVGNVEGDNGGGVSFETNLAGEEFVNSRNLVARLSSELERSV